One genomic region from Gossypium hirsutum isolate 1008001.06 chromosome D13, Gossypium_hirsutum_v2.1, whole genome shotgun sequence encodes:
- the LOC121225000 gene encoding asparagine--tRNA ligase, cytoplasmic 2 — protein sequence MPDEPDAGIWSSLLSSCKTFNALDIGAKVTDKTFETKLRWGVPLTAEHLSYLADDHYKRPVIIYDYPKAVKPFYVRLNDDGKTVAAFDMVVPKMGTVITGSQSEERLDMLSARMKEFDLSRDQYEWYQDLRKHGTVKHSGFRLGFDLMVLLMTGLTDVRDVVPFPRTHGKANN from the exons ATGCCTGATGAACCAGATGCTGGAATCTGGAGTTCATTACTCAGTTCCTGTAAAACTTTTAATGCACTGGATATTGGAGCTAAA GTGACAGATAAGACTTTCGAAACAAAACTTCGATGGGGAGTCCCTTTAACAGCTGAACATCTAAG CTACTTGGCTGATGATCACTATAAGAGACCTGTGATTATTTATGATTATCCAAAAGCAGTTAAGCCATTTTATGTACGCTTGAATGATGATGGAAAAACAGTGGCCGCTTTTGATATGGTTGTACCCAAG ATGGGAACAGTGATTACGGGTAGCCAAAGTGAAGAGCGGCTTGACATGCTAAGTGCAAG AATGAAGGAATTTGACTTGTCAAGAGATCAGTACGAATGGTACCAAGATCTTCGCAAGCATGGAACAGTCAAGCACTCTGGGTTTAGACTAGGGTTCGATCTTATGGTTCTTCTTATGACTGGCCTCACTGATGTCAGAGATGTAGTTCCTTTTCCCCGAACTCATGGCAAAGCCAACAACTAA